A single region of the Polymorphum gilvum SL003B-26A1 genome encodes:
- a CDS encoding cbb3-type cytochrome c oxidase subunit I → MKYETQKIALAYFVVAMALFAVQVTMGLVLGYIYVQPNFLSELLPFNIARMLHSNSLVVWLLTGFFGAAYFLVPEEAEREIHSPKLAYLQLAILVLGTAGVVVTYLFNLFEGNFLLGKEGREFLEQPKWVKVGIVVAALIFLYNVTLTVLKGKKTAISNILLLGLWGLALLFLFAFYNPSNLALDKQYWWYVIHLWVEGVWELIMASILAYLMLKLTGVDREVVEKWLYVIVATALFSGILGTGHHYYWIGTPPYWQWIGSIFSSLEVIPFFAMMAFAFVMVWKGRRDHPNKAALLWSLGCATLAFFGAGVWGFLHTLHGVNYYTHGTQITAAHGHLAFFGAYVALNLAIFTYAMPILKGRDPYNQVLNMASFWLMSGGMVFMTFTLTFAGTVQTHLQRVMGEGFMDVQDQLALFYWMRFGSGVAVVLGVILFIYAVLVPRREVIEPGPAQRVAAE, encoded by the coding sequence ATGAAATACGAGACTCAGAAAATCGCGCTGGCGTATTTCGTCGTGGCGATGGCCTTGTTTGCCGTGCAGGTGACCATGGGGCTGGTGCTTGGCTACATCTATGTCCAGCCGAACTTCCTGTCCGAACTGCTGCCGTTCAACATCGCCCGCATGCTGCATTCGAACAGCCTGGTGGTTTGGCTGCTGACCGGCTTCTTCGGTGCCGCCTATTTCCTCGTCCCCGAGGAGGCGGAACGCGAGATCCATTCGCCGAAGCTGGCCTATCTCCAGCTTGCCATCCTCGTGCTGGGCACGGCCGGCGTGGTCGTCACCTATCTGTTCAACCTGTTCGAGGGCAACTTCCTGCTCGGCAAGGAGGGACGCGAGTTCCTGGAGCAGCCCAAATGGGTCAAGGTCGGCATCGTCGTTGCGGCGCTGATCTTCCTCTACAACGTCACGCTCACGGTGCTGAAGGGCAAGAAGACCGCGATCAGCAACATCCTGCTGCTCGGCCTGTGGGGCCTGGCGCTGCTGTTCCTGTTCGCCTTCTACAACCCGTCCAACCTCGCGCTCGACAAGCAGTACTGGTGGTACGTCATCCATCTTTGGGTGGAAGGCGTGTGGGAGCTGATCATGGCCTCCATCCTCGCCTACCTGATGCTGAAGCTCACCGGTGTCGACCGTGAGGTGGTCGAGAAGTGGCTCTATGTCATCGTCGCCACGGCGCTGTTCTCCGGCATCCTGGGCACCGGCCACCACTACTACTGGATCGGCACCCCGCCTTACTGGCAGTGGATCGGCTCGATCTTCTCGTCGCTGGAGGTCATACCGTTCTTCGCCATGATGGCCTTCGCCTTTGTCATGGTCTGGAAGGGCCGGCGCGACCATCCCAACAAGGCGGCACTCCTTTGGAGCCTCGGCTGCGCCACGCTCGCTTTCTTCGGCGCTGGCGTGTGGGGCTTCCTGCACACGCTGCACGGGGTGAACTACTATACCCACGGCACGCAGATCACCGCCGCCCACGGTCACCTCGCCTTCTTCGGTGCCTATGTCGCACTCAACCTGGCGATCTTCACCTACGCCATGCCGATCCTGAAGGGCCGCGATCCCTACAACCAGGTGCTCAACATGGCCTCGTTCTGGCTGATGTCCGGCGGCATGGTGTTCATGACCTTCACGCTGACCTTCGCCGGCACGGTGCAGACGCACCTGCAGCGGGTCATGGGCGAGGGCTTCATGGACGTCCAGGACCAACTCGCCCTGTTTTACTGGATGCGCTTCGGCTCCGGCGTCGCCGTCGTCCTCGGCGTCATCCTGTTCATCTATGCGGTGCTGGTCCCGCGCCGCGAGGTGATCGAGCCCGGCCCCGCCCAGCGGGTTGCAGCGGAGTGA
- a CDS encoding CbbQ/NirQ/NorQ/GpvN family protein, whose amino-acid sequence MNAFSKIGEGADAPFYLAQGHECDVFAAAHANTLPVLLKGPTGCGKTRFVSHMAARLGRPLYTVACHDDLSAADLIGRYLLKGGETVWVDGPLTRAVREGAICYLDEVVEARKDVTVVLHPLTDDRRILPIDRTGEELEAAPGFMLVASYNPGYQNILKTLKPSTRQRFVSLQFDFPRPEHEVPVVVRESGLSEERVKSLVRLANKLRALKGQDLEEGVSTRLVVYAATLIAQGMPVERAVLAAMIEPLTDDGDVKCGLLDLVTAVFG is encoded by the coding sequence ATGAACGCCTTTTCGAAGATCGGGGAGGGGGCAGATGCCCCCTTCTACCTGGCGCAGGGCCACGAATGCGACGTGTTCGCGGCGGCCCACGCCAATACGCTGCCGGTGCTGTTGAAGGGGCCGACGGGATGCGGCAAGACCCGCTTCGTGTCGCATATGGCGGCACGGCTCGGCCGGCCGCTCTACACGGTGGCCTGTCATGACGACCTGTCCGCCGCCGACCTGATCGGGCGCTACCTGCTCAAAGGCGGCGAGACGGTCTGGGTCGACGGTCCGCTGACGCGGGCGGTGCGCGAGGGCGCGATCTGCTATCTCGACGAGGTCGTCGAGGCGCGGAAGGACGTCACCGTGGTCCTGCATCCGCTGACCGACGACCGCCGCATCCTGCCGATCGACCGCACGGGCGAGGAACTGGAGGCCGCGCCGGGCTTCATGCTGGTGGCCTCCTACAATCCCGGCTACCAGAACATCCTGAAGACGCTAAAGCCGTCGACGCGCCAGCGCTTCGTCTCTCTGCAGTTCGATTTCCCCAGGCCGGAACACGAGGTCCCGGTCGTCGTCCGCGAGAGCGGGCTGTCGGAAGAACGGGTCAAGTCGCTGGTGCGGCTGGCCAACAAGCTGCGGGCGCTCAAGGGGCAGGACCTCGAGGAAGGGGTCTCCACCCGTCTCGTGGTCTATGCCGCGACCCTGATCGCCCAGGGCATGCCGGTCGAACGCGCCGTTCTGGCGGCGATGATCGAACCGCTCACCGACGACGGGGATGTGAAATGCGGGCTCCTCGATCTTGTCACGGCCGTATTCGGGTGA
- a CDS encoding NosR/NirI family protein translates to MLFLRLAAFCLLLSASPCVASDAAMPESAGPDAALAAVLVGVPGPVAISRDEDGVPGWTVRRDGRVVGYIGSTWEIAGAVGYSGRPLDVLVAIGLDARIAGARLVCHAEPVLTLGISEADIAAYVDAFSGVALDAPRIEILKPQDDLPDVISRATVSTGVIRDGILRTARTLAMARGVIAGGGLDRLGYRPASWADLLEMGALSRVRVTMDEAARALAGASVPVPAGPGAFLDLHVGLADPPTAGRNLLGQQVYTRALGSLGSAESALVVVSSGLHSHRGTDWKRTGVFDRIAVVQGAHRVHPTQADFMFVRRLAAEGAPEVKEISVFRLDRAFDPTRPIRIEVVAERPAAAGGTVAFTIAVDYVLPAAFRAPPPPSPEPLWQEIWAAKRPATAFVATMLAALALILFFQESIVRRPRLWRGGRTAFLLVTLVVLGWGVNGQLSVVQVVAFVHSLLSGFRWETFLIEPVIFLLWSFVALGLLFWGRGVYCGWLCPFGALQELLNTGARKLGIVQVAVPQALHERLWVIKYTLFVAILALSFQSMHDALVLAEVEPFKTAISMRMMRAWPFVLVVVAILAAGLFIERFYCRYLCPLGAGLAIPAKLKIFDWLHRRPQCGRECRLCETKCTVGAIDPLGRINPNECVLCLRCQVIFHDPATCIVLKRRARPGAGASVPANQGAAP, encoded by the coding sequence ATGCTCTTCCTGCGTCTCGCCGCCTTCTGCCTACTGCTGTCGGCCTCGCCCTGCGTGGCGAGCGACGCGGCCATGCCGGAGTCCGCGGGACCCGATGCGGCCCTCGCTGCGGTCCTCGTTGGGGTGCCCGGGCCGGTGGCCATCTCTCGCGACGAGGACGGCGTTCCCGGCTGGACCGTGCGCCGGGACGGCCGCGTCGTCGGGTACATCGGCTCGACCTGGGAGATCGCCGGCGCGGTCGGCTATTCGGGTCGGCCGCTTGACGTGCTGGTCGCGATCGGTCTCGATGCCCGCATCGCCGGCGCCCGGCTCGTCTGTCACGCGGAGCCGGTCCTGACCCTCGGCATCTCCGAGGCAGATATCGCAGCCTATGTCGATGCCTTCTCCGGGGTCGCGCTCGACGCGCCACGCATCGAGATCCTCAAGCCGCAGGACGACCTGCCGGACGTGATCTCGCGAGCGACCGTGTCGACCGGCGTCATCCGCGACGGCATCCTGCGCACCGCGCGCACCCTGGCCATGGCGCGCGGCGTCATTGCCGGCGGCGGCCTCGACCGCCTTGGCTATCGACCGGCGAGTTGGGCGGACCTGCTGGAGATGGGCGCGCTGTCCCGGGTCCGCGTGACCATGGACGAGGCCGCGCGGGCGCTCGCCGGCGCCAGCGTGCCGGTGCCCGCCGGGCCGGGCGCCTTCCTAGACCTCCATGTCGGCCTCGCCGATCCGCCGACCGCCGGCCGCAACCTGCTCGGCCAGCAGGTCTACACGCGCGCGCTCGGCAGCCTCGGCTCGGCGGAGTCCGCCTTGGTCGTCGTGTCGTCCGGGCTGCATTCCCACCGCGGAACCGACTGGAAGCGGACCGGCGTGTTCGACCGCATCGCCGTCGTGCAGGGCGCGCATCGCGTTCATCCGACGCAGGCCGACTTCATGTTCGTCAGGCGGCTCGCCGCCGAGGGGGCGCCAGAGGTCAAGGAGATCAGCGTCTTCCGTCTCGACAGGGCGTTCGACCCGACCCGGCCGATCAGGATCGAGGTGGTCGCCGAACGGCCGGCGGCGGCCGGCGGCACCGTGGCCTTCACGATCGCCGTCGACTACGTTCTCCCCGCCGCCTTCCGCGCGCCGCCGCCGCCTTCGCCCGAACCGCTGTGGCAGGAGATCTGGGCGGCGAAGCGGCCGGCGACGGCCTTCGTCGCGACCATGCTCGCCGCCCTGGCGCTGATCCTGTTCTTCCAGGAAAGCATCGTGCGCCGGCCGCGGCTGTGGCGCGGCGGGCGCACTGCTTTCCTGCTGGTCACGCTCGTGGTGCTCGGCTGGGGCGTCAACGGTCAGCTGTCCGTCGTCCAGGTCGTCGCCTTCGTGCATTCCCTGCTGTCCGGCTTCCGCTGGGAGACGTTCCTGATCGAGCCGGTGATCTTCCTGCTGTGGTCCTTCGTCGCCCTCGGCCTGCTGTTCTGGGGGCGCGGCGTCTATTGCGGCTGGCTGTGCCCGTTCGGCGCGCTCCAGGAACTCCTCAACACCGGGGCGCGGAAGCTCGGCATCGTCCAGGTCGCCGTGCCGCAGGCCCTGCACGAGCGGCTGTGGGTGATCAAGTACACCCTGTTCGTGGCTATCCTGGCATTGTCGTTCCAGTCCATGCACGACGCCCTGGTGTTGGCGGAGGTCGAGCCGTTCAAGACGGCGATCTCCATGCGCATGATGCGGGCCTGGCCGTTCGTGCTGGTGGTGGTCGCGATCCTCGCCGCCGGCCTGTTCATCGAGCGCTTCTACTGCCGCTACCTGTGTCCGCTCGGCGCCGGGCTCGCCATCCCGGCCAAGCTGAAGATCTTCGACTGGCTGCACCGGCGGCCCCAGTGCGGGCGCGAATGCCGCCTGTGCGAGACGAAATGCACGGTCGGCGCCATCGATCCGCTCGGCCGCATCAATCCCAACGAATGCGTCCTGTGCCTGCGTTGCCAGGTGATCTTCCACGATCCCGCCACCTGCATCGTGCTCAAGCGCAGGGCGCGCCCGGGTGCGGGCGCGTCTGTCCCGGCCAACCAAGGAGCAGCGCCATGA
- a CDS encoding c-type cytochrome gives MREVMTKSMARNIFYGGSLFFIVIFVGLSVHSHYYIVNTSTDRAGLTDSVAAGKHIWEKHACVNCHTILGEGAYFAPEVGNVMTRWGVADDPDAAAETLKAWMEAMPTGIEGRRQMPSFRLSDEEYRQLADFLLWTNKIRTQDWPPNDAG, from the coding sequence ATGCGCGAAGTCATGACCAAGAGCATGGCCCGCAACATATTCTATGGCGGATCCCTGTTCTTCATCGTCATTTTCGTCGGGCTGTCGGTGCACAGCCATTATTACATCGTCAACACGTCCACCGATCGCGCGGGGCTGACCGACAGCGTCGCTGCCGGCAAGCACATCTGGGAAAAGCACGCCTGCGTCAACTGTCACACCATCCTTGGCGAGGGCGCCTATTTCGCGCCCGAGGTCGGCAACGTGATGACGCGCTGGGGCGTCGCGGACGACCCGGATGCCGCGGCCGAAACGCTCAAGGCGTGGATGGAGGCGATGCCGACCGGCATCGAAGGCCGCCGTCAGATGCCCTCTTTCCGCCTGTCCGATGAAGAATACCGCCAACTCGCCGACTTCCTGCTGTGGACCAACAAGATCCGCACTCAGGACTGGCCGCCGAACGACGCGGGCTGA
- a CDS encoding nitrite reductase codes for MKRQPNSVRSGLLASAALAIVLATGPALAQDKPAGHGDTPAAAYEPSMTTLGQIKVEIPGRRADDPVMTADEFQRGAQIYFERCAGCHGVLRKGATGKALTPDITRPLGYEHLHNFITYGSPAGMPNWGTSGELSEADIDLMARYVLMEPPAPPEFGMPEMKASWKVLVKPEDRPTSKMNDIDIDNIFSVTLRDSGQVALIDGKTYDIHAIIDTGYAVHISRISASGRYLLVIGRDAKVNMIDLWMETPGTVAEIKIGSEARSVETSKFEGYEDRYAIAGAYWPPQYVIMDGDTLEPLKIVSTRGNIYDEQTYHPEPRVASILASHYNPEFIVNVKETGKILLVDYSDLKNLKTTEIEAERFLHDGGLDSTHRYFLVAANARNKIAVVDTKEGKLTALIDTEGQTPHPGRGANFTHPVFGPVWATSHLGDESVALIGTDPEGHPDNAWKLLDSFYALGGGSLFIKTHPNSNHLYVDATLNPDAETSASVAVFKIDEMTADADPDYVTLPIGEWAGIADGQPRVVQPEFNKEGTEVWFSVWNAKDKESALVVVDDKTLELKKVIKDPRLITPTGKFNVYNTRGDVY; via the coding sequence ATGAAACGCCAGCCGAATTCAGTCAGGAGCGGACTGCTTGCCAGCGCGGCCCTGGCCATCGTTCTCGCCACGGGCCCTGCCCTGGCGCAGGACAAGCCCGCCGGGCACGGCGATACGCCTGCTGCAGCATACGAGCCCAGCATGACCACCCTCGGCCAGATCAAGGTCGAGATTCCTGGCCGCAGGGCAGACGACCCGGTGATGACCGCGGACGAATTCCAGCGCGGCGCACAGATCTATTTCGAGCGCTGCGCCGGTTGCCACGGCGTGTTGCGCAAGGGTGCCACCGGCAAGGCACTGACCCCCGACATAACCCGCCCGCTCGGCTACGAGCACCTGCACAACTTCATCACCTACGGCTCGCCGGCCGGCATGCCCAACTGGGGCACCTCCGGTGAACTGAGCGAGGCCGACATCGATTTGATGGCCCGCTACGTGCTGATGGAGCCGCCGGCGCCGCCGGAGTTCGGCATGCCGGAAATGAAGGCGAGCTGGAAAGTGCTCGTCAAGCCGGAAGACCGGCCGACCAGCAAGATGAACGACATCGACATCGACAACATCTTCTCGGTCACCCTGCGCGATTCCGGCCAGGTCGCGCTCATCGACGGCAAGACCTACGACATCCACGCCATCATCGACACCGGTTATGCGGTTCACATCTCGCGCATTTCGGCTTCCGGCCGCTACCTGCTGGTGATCGGTCGCGACGCAAAAGTCAACATGATCGACCTGTGGATGGAAACGCCAGGGACCGTTGCCGAGATCAAGATCGGCTCCGAGGCACGTTCGGTCGAGACCTCGAAGTTCGAGGGTTACGAAGACCGGTATGCCATCGCCGGCGCCTATTGGCCGCCGCAATACGTGATCATGGACGGCGACACCCTGGAGCCGCTGAAGATCGTGTCGACCCGCGGCAACATCTACGACGAGCAGACCTACCATCCGGAGCCCCGTGTCGCCTCGATCCTGGCGTCGCACTACAATCCGGAGTTCATCGTCAACGTCAAGGAAACCGGCAAGATCCTGCTGGTCGACTACTCCGACCTGAAGAACCTCAAGACCACGGAGATCGAGGCCGAACGCTTCCTACATGACGGCGGGCTGGATTCGACCCACCGCTACTTCCTCGTTGCCGCAAACGCGCGCAACAAGATCGCGGTGGTCGACACCAAGGAAGGCAAGCTGACCGCCCTGATCGACACCGAGGGCCAGACGCCGCACCCTGGTCGCGGCGCGAACTTCACCCATCCGGTGTTCGGCCCCGTCTGGGCGACGTCGCATCTCGGCGACGAAAGCGTCGCACTGATCGGCACGGATCCGGAAGGCCATCCGGACAATGCCTGGAAGCTGCTCGACAGCTTCTATGCGCTCGGCGGCGGCTCGCTGTTCATCAAGACGCACCCGAACTCCAACCATCTCTACGTCGACGCGACGCTGAACCCGGACGCCGAGACCTCCGCTTCGGTCGCCGTGTTCAAGATCGATGAGATGACGGCTGATGCGGATCCCGACTACGTGACCCTGCCGATCGGCGAATGGGCGGGTATCGCGGATGGCCAGCCGCGCGTCGTCCAGCCCGAATTCAATAAGGAAGGCACCGAAGTCTGGTTCTCCGTCTGGAATGCCAAGGACAAGGAATCCGCTCTCGTCGTCGTCGACGACAAGACGCTGGAACTCAAGAAGGTCATCAAGGACCCACGCCTGATCACTCCGACGGGCAAGTTCAACGTCTACAACACGCGTGGCGACGTCTACTGA
- a CDS encoding NnrS family protein has protein sequence MMAPFKRLFGEGFRVFFLAAGLYGVFAVLVWTGWLGIHAAGGTLRAVPFAMAPHLWHAHEMVFGFPAAALGGFFLTAVPNWTGARAVRHLFIATAAGLWLAGRLAIWYSGALAPAVVAAVDLAFLPVLGAKIATQLLRSPKPQNLMFLALLALIWTGNLLVHLEWTGLAADTLDAGLRVGLAGTCAMIAVLGGRVTPAFTRNAMVRSGRENGLPVSRKGVEIVGVASAIILPIAYLAGLADSVIGALALVAGLAQLVRLAGWRPAWTARQPILWSLHIAFALLGLGYLLTGLAAFGVGSAVGALHVLGIGSVGGMTLAVMSRASLGHSGRALVAPVPVAVAYALVPLATGLRWLASEISGAWYWPGVFGSGLLWTLAFALFTAALWPAFWRPRVSGVAAN, from the coding sequence ATGATGGCCCCCTTCAAACGCCTGTTCGGCGAAGGCTTCCGCGTCTTCTTCCTCGCCGCCGGCCTCTACGGCGTCTTCGCCGTCCTCGTCTGGACCGGCTGGCTGGGCATTCATGCCGCCGGCGGCACGCTGCGGGCTGTTCCCTTCGCCATGGCTCCGCATCTGTGGCACGCCCACGAGATGGTGTTCGGCTTTCCCGCCGCGGCGCTCGGCGGGTTCTTCCTGACCGCTGTACCGAACTGGACCGGCGCCAGGGCCGTCCGTCACCTGTTCATCGCCACCGCCGCGGGCCTGTGGCTCGCCGGTCGGCTCGCGATCTGGTATTCCGGCGCCCTCGCGCCCGCCGTCGTCGCCGCGGTCGATCTCGCCTTCCTGCCGGTGCTCGGCGCCAAGATCGCGACCCAGCTGCTGCGCAGCCCGAAGCCGCAGAACCTGATGTTCCTCGCCCTTCTGGCGCTGATCTGGACCGGCAACCTGCTTGTCCATCTGGAGTGGACGGGCCTTGCCGCCGACACGCTCGACGCCGGGTTGCGCGTCGGCCTCGCCGGCACCTGCGCCATGATCGCCGTCCTCGGTGGCCGGGTGACACCCGCCTTTACGCGTAACGCGATGGTCCGTTCGGGCCGCGAGAACGGGCTGCCGGTGTCGCGCAAGGGCGTCGAGATCGTCGGCGTCGCCAGCGCGATCATCCTGCCGATCGCCTATCTCGCGGGCCTGGCCGATTCCGTGATCGGCGCCCTGGCCCTTGTCGCCGGACTCGCCCAGCTTGTCCGGCTCGCCGGCTGGCGCCCGGCCTGGACGGCCAGGCAGCCGATCCTGTGGTCGCTGCATATCGCCTTCGCGTTGCTCGGCCTTGGCTACCTTCTGACAGGTCTCGCCGCCTTCGGTGTCGGCAGCGCGGTCGGCGCGTTGCACGTGCTCGGTATCGGCTCGGTCGGCGGCATGACGCTCGCGGTCATGAGCCGCGCCTCGCTCGGCCATAGCGGACGGGCGCTGGTCGCCCCGGTTCCTGTCGCCGTCGCCTATGCGCTGGTGCCGCTCGCTACCGGACTGCGCTGGCTCGCCTCGGAAATCTCAGGCGCCTGGTACTGGCCGGGCGTGTTCGGCTCGGGCCTGCTGTGGACCCTCGCCTTCGCGCTCTTCACTGCCGCGCTCTGGCCCGCCTTCTGGAGGCCGCGAGTCTCCGGCGTTGCGGCGAACTAG